A stretch of the Candidatus Poribacteria bacterium genome encodes the following:
- a CDS encoding CehA/McbA family metallohydrolase, translating into MQQASNRYNTIIKKRVSSQLRFLLIGYILLFTFTSVGFTDELNLVTEVEFQPLAAATQRLIEALDYLGSPLSEDDLSAIEKALISEDHQQAVADIQKILDPHCLAGVNINPESRVKVKEGPVNKELMQQGWRTFLIKVHNEAGVTAPLAAESENSAPLYKRSTGRPDPETTIPKSEIPHRFLDIDIYANPPLKPSLSGLELEYRIVQLYSRDAGKREAMLGFNVGQGTQDIGFRSEVPILFNCVPAVEVTLEVLDFDGKPTTAAFIIRDTLNRVYPSRGRRLAPDFFFHNQIYRHSGESVLLPPGEYTVEYTRGPEYKIKTQTITVPNTETHQETFHLERWIHIAAEGWRSGDHHVHAAGCSHYESPTEGVTPEDMMRHILGEDLNVGCVLSWGPCWYFQKQFFDGKAHELSTDDYVMRYDVEVSGFPSSHAGHLSLLALTEDDYRGTERIEEWPSWDLPVLQWAKEQGAVTGFSHSGWGLKVDGDELPNYNMPPFDGIGANEYIVDVVHDAVDFISTVDTPAVWELNIWYHTLNCGFRTRISGETDFPCIYGERVGLGRIYVKMPAGPLNFDAWAAGLKDGRSYVGDGKSHLLDFTVGGVPVGEETATGEISQLNLDAPDTVTITARVAARLNETPNLEIKNRALDQQPYWDVERARIAESQKVPVELIVNGQAVETQEIVADGEIVRVQFEAPIDRSSWVALRIFPSSHTNPVFVIVDGKPIRGSRRSAQWCLDAVEVCWNQKVNRIREEERDAARKAYNVASQTYQKILEESDVD; encoded by the coding sequence ATGCAACAGGCATCAAACCGATATAACACTATCATTAAAAAAAGAGTTAGCAGCCAATTGCGCTTTCTGCTTATCGGCTACATATTGCTCTTCACTTTCACTTCAGTAGGTTTCACCGATGAACTGAATCTCGTCACTGAAGTGGAATTTCAACCTTTAGCAGCAGCAACCCAACGACTCATTGAGGCGTTGGATTACCTCGGTTCACCCCTTTCTGAAGACGACCTTTCAGCAATCGAGAAAGCCTTGATTTCCGAAGACCACCAACAAGCAGTTGCTGACATTCAAAAAATTCTTGATCCGCACTGTTTGGCTGGGGTCAATATCAACCCTGAGAGCCGCGTGAAGGTTAAGGAAGGTCCTGTCAATAAGGAACTGATGCAGCAAGGGTGGCGCACATTTTTGATAAAGGTTCACAACGAGGCGGGCGTGACAGCACCCTTGGCAGCAGAAAGCGAAAATTCCGCACCACTTTATAAGCGTTCCACTGGAAGACCTGATCCAGAGACGACCATCCCGAAAAGCGAGATTCCGCATCGGTTCCTTGATATTGATATCTATGCCAATCCACCCTTGAAACCAAGTCTTTCCGGTTTGGAATTGGAATATCGTATTGTTCAACTCTACAGTCGCGATGCTGGGAAGCGAGAGGCGATGCTCGGTTTCAACGTCGGTCAGGGGACCCAAGACATTGGATTCCGCAGTGAAGTACCGATCCTGTTCAACTGTGTGCCAGCGGTGGAGGTAACCTTGGAGGTGTTAGATTTCGACGGAAAACCGACAACCGCTGCGTTTATCATTCGCGATACACTGAATCGGGTATATCCATCGCGCGGCCGGCGACTTGCACCGGATTTCTTCTTTCATAACCAAATCTATCGGCACAGTGGCGAATCGGTTCTCCTACCGCCGGGTGAGTATACTGTCGAATACACGCGCGGACCAGAGTATAAGATAAAGACACAAACCATCACTGTTCCCAATACCGAGACCCATCAAGAGACATTTCACCTCGAAAGATGGATCCATATCGCTGCGGAGGGCTGGCGTTCCGGCGACCATCATGTACACGCAGCGGGTTGCTCACACTACGAAAGTCCCACCGAGGGAGTTACACCTGAAGATATGATGCGGCACATCCTCGGAGAGGACCTCAACGTCGGTTGTGTACTCTCGTGGGGACCCTGCTGGTATTTTCAGAAGCAGTTTTTTGATGGCAAGGCTCACGAACTCTCAACCGATGATTACGTAATGCGATACGATGTGGAGGTTTCAGGTTTCCCCTCCTCACACGCTGGGCATCTCTCGTTGCTGGCACTCACTGAAGATGACTACAGAGGGACTGAACGCATTGAGGAGTGGCCCAGTTGGGATCTCCCCGTCCTCCAGTGGGCAAAGGAACAGGGCGCAGTGACAGGCTTCAGCCACAGCGGTTGGGGATTGAAAGTGGATGGGGATGAACTCCCGAATTACAATATGCCACCTTTTGACGGTATCGGCGCGAACGAATACATCGTCGATGTCGTTCATGACGCCGTTGATTTCATCTCTACAGTGGACACACCCGCTGTTTGGGAGCTGAATATCTGGTACCACACACTAAATTGCGGGTTCCGTACACGAATCAGTGGCGAGACGGATTTCCCTTGCATTTACGGCGAGCGCGTCGGGTTAGGTCGTATTTATGTGAAAATGCCTGCCGGTCCTCTCAATTTTGACGCGTGGGCAGCAGGATTGAAAGATGGTCGCTCTTATGTCGGTGATGGCAAAAGCCATCTGTTAGATTTCACCGTCGGTGGCGTACCCGTTGGAGAGGAAACAGCAACTGGAGAGATTAGCCAGCTGAATTTGGATGCACCCGACACAGTAACCATCACGGCTCGCGTCGCCGCACGACTTAACGAAACGCCGAACCTTGAGATAAAGAACCGCGCTTTGGATCAGCAGCCGTATTGGGACGTTGAGCGTGCGCGCATTGCCGAAAGCCAAAAGGTGCCTGTTGAACTCATCGTCAACGGTCAGGCGGTTGAGACACAAGAAATCGTCGCTGACGGCGAAATCGTCCGCGTTCAATTTGAAGCACCTATTGATAGATCGAGTTGGGTTGCGTTACGCATTTTTCCGTCGTCCCATACGAATCCGGTTTTCGTCATTGTAGACGGTAAACCGATCCGAGGAAGTCGCAGAAGTGCGCAGTGGTGTTTGGATGCCGTGGAAGTCTGCTGGAACCAAAAAGTCAACCGCATCCGAGAGGAAGAACGCGATGCCGCTCGCAAAGCATACAACGTAGCATCGCAGACATATCAGAAAATTCTTGAAGAATCTGACGTAGACTGA
- a CDS encoding phytanoyl-CoA dioxygenase family protein, whose amino-acid sequence MKLTPQEVEQFRQVGYLKIDERVIDDEHLTVLREHYDAQFSQRRGTIGEGLRNLAVIGDSESDEDADREEEMLQIMEMWRLDEEYRKLLYHAPLLDIVESLIGSDIQLFHDQALYKPAYHGGEVYWHQDNAYWQCAPPDLVSIWLALDDADEENGCMNVIPGSYLEGLAAHGRAESEKGKLPALLQVNADVDRAVPVPVKAGCVMVHHCMTLHQTNPNRSPRDRRAMAIHYMPSGTQNRDGEVMKDNPLLRGKLA is encoded by the coding sequence ATGAAACTTACACCCCAAGAGGTCGAGCAATTCAGACAGGTAGGCTATCTCAAAATAGACGAACGCGTCATTGATGACGAACACCTTACTGTGCTACGCGAACATTACGATGCCCAATTTTCACAGAGACGCGGCACAATCGGTGAGGGATTGCGTAACCTTGCAGTCATCGGCGACTCGGAAAGCGATGAAGATGCTGATCGTGAAGAAGAGATGTTGCAGATTATGGAGATGTGGCGTTTGGATGAGGAATATCGGAAGTTACTCTACCACGCACCGCTGTTAGACATCGTCGAGAGTTTAATCGGATCCGATATCCAGTTATTTCATGATCAGGCACTCTACAAACCCGCCTATCACGGCGGCGAAGTGTATTGGCATCAGGACAATGCATATTGGCAGTGTGCCCCGCCGGATCTTGTGAGCATCTGGTTAGCACTCGATGATGCCGACGAGGAGAACGGGTGTATGAACGTTATCCCCGGCAGTTATCTGGAAGGATTGGCAGCGCACGGACGTGCTGAGTCAGAGAAAGGTAAATTGCCAGCATTGTTGCAGGTGAATGCCGATGTAGACCGTGCTGTGCCAGTGCCAGTTAAAGCTGGATGTGTGATGGTCCATCACTGCATGACACTCCACCAAACAAATCCGAACCGCTCACCCCGAGACCGTCGGGCGATGGCAATCCATTACATGCCGTCCGGTACGCAAAATCGTGATGGTGAGGTGATGAAAGACAATCCGCTACTCCGCGGCAAGTTGGCGTAA
- a CDS encoding HAD family hydrolase, with product MAIKVVIFDLFETLISEFDADRPSHTEVAQTLQLPVKEFQQEYQNLRLARLTGQFSDYAAILRYIVRKLGGEPPENAIKTLTERRYSAGAAHLRRIEPEILEMLNEIASSGVRLGLISNTEGSPVLDWANTPLARFFEVTVFSNLVGMVKPDPHIYQHACKNLDVAPSDCIFVGDGNSDELRGAAQVGMLPFCAAWFLRQHTDLLGEDIVMRRAAGYPVLSHPSEVTDQVRDICAAC from the coding sequence TTGGCTATAAAAGTAGTCATCTTCGATTTATTTGAAACGCTTATCTCAGAATTCGACGCGGATCGTCCTTCACACACCGAAGTCGCACAGACATTGCAGCTGCCCGTGAAGGAATTTCAGCAGGAATACCAGAATCTTCGATTAGCACGACTTACCGGTCAATTCTCAGATTATGCGGCAATTCTACGGTACATCGTTCGGAAACTTGGTGGCGAACCACCCGAAAACGCCATTAAGACACTCACTGAGCGCCGCTATTCCGCTGGTGCAGCGCATCTACGTCGTATAGAACCCGAAATCCTTGAGATGCTCAATGAAATCGCCTCTTCAGGTGTTAGACTCGGTCTCATCAGTAATACCGAGGGTTCTCCCGTTTTGGATTGGGCGAATACTCCCTTGGCACGCTTTTTTGAGGTGACAGTATTCTCCAATCTGGTCGGAATGGTAAAACCCGACCCTCACATCTATCAACACGCATGTAAGAATTTGGACGTTGCCCCTTCAGACTGCATATTCGTAGGCGACGGCAATAGCGACGAACTTCGAGGTGCAGCGCAGGTTGGGATGTTGCCATTTTGCGCCGCGTGGTTCCTCCGTCAGCATACAGACTTGCTTGGGGAAGATATTGTGATGCGGCGAGCAGCAGGTTATCCAGTACTGTCCCATCCATCAGAGGTGACTGATCAAGTGCGAGACATTTGTGCCGCCTGTTAA
- a CDS encoding DUF4268 domain-containing protein has product MAFKEHIEDIRTRLEQRQFTNETAVRLGIVDRLLTVLGWPTYNPQIVSPEYPIDTGRADYALCHPAGQPRSLIEVKRVGKIDGAEKQLFEYAFHKGIPILILTDGQKWRFFHPSGSGDYTERLVHEFDIVEDDSAEIASHLNRYLNYASIQTGEAMTAIAADYQNVFRNREILRSLPEAWDNLVSGKSEDSEFLIEAVKSETQRLCGNTPTDEQVFNFLKGSEGKTGEIIIEDPPPPPASRPISRSRRKEKYTVYFQELIDQLREQHNFTKARRAIKGQNYYCFSSGCSGVQYNAQFMKQGEVFVGLYIDFGIYDKNKNFFDLLKERDSEINAKFDAPLSWARRNDVRGCSIGFLQDADIIADVSALTAIRAWHIQNLLKFKEVFTPEIQRVLGKLKSSEMGSK; this is encoded by the coding sequence ATGGCATTCAAGGAACATATTGAGGACATACGTACAAGGTTAGAACAGAGACAGTTTACAAATGAAACCGCAGTCCGTCTGGGCATCGTAGATAGGCTTCTCACTGTGTTGGGGTGGCCAACGTACAATCCACAGATTGTTTCTCCTGAATATCCAATTGACACAGGTAGGGCAGACTATGCTTTGTGTCATCCAGCCGGACAACCGCGCTCTCTTATTGAGGTGAAGCGAGTTGGAAAGATTGACGGAGCAGAAAAGCAACTCTTTGAATACGCTTTTCACAAGGGAATCCCAATCCTTATCCTTACCGACGGGCAGAAATGGCGTTTTTTTCACCCATCAGGATCAGGAGACTACACAGAGCGTCTCGTGCATGAGTTCGATATTGTTGAAGACGACAGTGCAGAAATTGCGAGCCATCTAAACAGGTATCTCAATTACGCGTCAATACAGACAGGCGAAGCGATGACAGCCATTGCTGCGGACTATCAGAACGTCTTTCGGAACAGAGAGATTCTCAGATCTTTGCCTGAAGCATGGGATAACTTGGTGTCGGGAAAATCAGAAGATTCAGAGTTTTTAATAGAGGCTGTGAAATCTGAAACCCAACGCTTGTGTGGCAATACACCTACCGATGAACAGGTTTTTAACTTCCTCAAAGGTTCAGAGGGGAAAACAGGTGAAATAATAATAGAAGATCCGCCACCGCCGCCAGCCTCACGTCCGATAAGCAGATCGCGTCGAAAGGAGAAGTATACCGTCTACTTTCAAGAATTGATAGATCAACTTCGAGAACAGCATAACTTTACAAAAGCGCGTCGTGCCATAAAAGGTCAGAATTACTACTGCTTTTCGTCAGGCTGTTCGGGCGTTCAATATAATGCGCAATTTATGAAACAGGGGGAAGTGTTTGTAGGTCTTTATATTGACTTCGGTATTTACGACAAGAACAAAAACTTCTTTGATCTTCTCAAAGAAAGGGATTCCGAAATCAATGCGAAATTCGACGCACCGTTATCCTGGGCCCGGCGTAACGATGTAAGGGGATGCTCAATAGGATTTCTGCAAGATGCTGACATAATCGCCGACGTGAGTGCGCTGACAGCCATCAGAGCATGGCATATTCAGAACCTACTGAAGTTCAAAGAGGTCTTTACGCCTGAAATACAACGCGTGCTTGGCAAACTGAAATCCAGTGAAATGGGAAGTAAATAA
- a CDS encoding NUDIX domain-containing protein, which produces MVQKIEEKDGYMLLYFGEPPADVGEIEFANCLAHQDNQILFCKWRDDDIWTLPGGRAEPEETTEETAHRELLEETGATLKNLEVLCYIRCSMFNLEYWGIAYFGEIETLGNPLDLEEVSEARLFSHFPENPTNPGPFENQSKALYLAAMRELSETQD; this is translated from the coding sequence ATGGTTCAAAAGATTGAGGAAAAAGATGGCTACATGTTACTCTATTTCGGAGAACCGCCAGCAGATGTAGGCGAAATTGAGTTTGCCAATTGTCTCGCACATCAAGATAACCAGATACTATTCTGCAAATGGCGTGATGATGACATTTGGACGCTGCCGGGTGGGCGCGCCGAACCAGAGGAAACAACTGAAGAAACTGCACACCGAGAACTTCTGGAAGAGACCGGTGCAACGCTAAAAAATCTTGAAGTGTTGTGTTATATCCGCTGTTCTATGTTCAATCTCGAATACTGGGGCATCGCTTATTTTGGAGAAATAGAGACTTTAGGTAACCCACTCGACCTTGAGGAAGTCAGTGAAGCGCGTCTGTTTTCACACTTTCCAGAAAACCCGACCAATCCAGGACCCTTTGAGAATCAAAGCAAAGCGTTATATCTCGCCGCAATGCGTGAACTCTCAGAAACACAAGATTAG
- a CDS encoding RNA polymerase sigma factor, which produces MQHSDNQLVQLTLEGNHDAFTALVEKYQSQIHALAWRKIGDFHTAEDITQEVFLTAYQKLATLTHPDRFAKWLYVIANNLCVTWLRKQAAQPQLESLTSTDPEELAELCYAEYIAEQQEERGKESDRALIQKLLDKLREADRTVIRLYYLAEMTCEEISKFLGVSQNTIKSRLSRARKRLKKQAEAIGQTFCNFRLSFNFIETLFMNLAFPIFGMHLTPVRSSDFYSSKSLITSPPDSLDQGSIGFRI; this is translated from the coding sequence ATGCAACATAGCGATAATCAGTTAGTTCAACTCACTTTGGAAGGCAATCACGATGCTTTTACTGCTTTGGTTGAGAAATACCAATCACAGATTCACGCGCTTGCTTGGCGAAAGATCGGTGATTTCCACACCGCAGAAGATATTACGCAGGAGGTATTCCTCACGGCGTATCAAAAACTCGCTACCTTGACACACCCAGACCGATTTGCAAAATGGCTTTATGTCATTGCCAATAATCTGTGCGTCACGTGGCTCCGAAAGCAAGCCGCGCAACCGCAACTGGAGTCGCTAACATCAACTGATCCCGAAGAACTCGCAGAATTATGTTATGCCGAGTATATAGCAGAACAGCAGGAGGAGAGGGGAAAAGAATCGGATCGCGCCTTGATTCAAAAACTCCTCGATAAACTCCGAGAGGCTGACCGTACGGTGATCCGTCTTTACTACCTTGCTGAAATGACCTGCGAGGAGATTAGCAAGTTTTTGGGCGTATCTCAGAACACGATTAAGAGCCGTCTGAGTCGTGCGCGGAAACGATTAAAAAAGCAGGCTGAAGCGATTGGACAAACATTTTGTAATTTCCGATTGTCTTTTAATTTTATTGAGACATTATTCATGAACTTGGCATTCCCAATTTTTGGAATGCACCTAACTCCAGTTAGATCGAGCGATTTCTATTCATCCAAATCCCTGATTACCAGTCCACCAGATTCTCTTGATCAGGGCAGCATAGGTTTTCGTATTTAG
- a CDS encoding LamG domain-containing protein, which translates to MKTTVTRLKLLCVSLMAISLMFVGTSSAKIDFGDCVGMWLFDEGNGKKAEDSSGTGNDGTIEGGAKWVNGKFGKGLSLNGSDAYVEIAHDDSLNVGGEHTIALWFKLDKAPAGGMAVVTKDDWAPGFWWDGSIIRHHTHDPPATLHYIDAPWSPDTDWHHVAAIWDGKEFIIYLDAEEIGAGVTGPNLGRNALTDKPVLIGIYLATGQHGQWGAFMGAIIDDVAIFSVALSNDDVETLMNDGLKTAADIEPSGKLTTTWADIKAD; encoded by the coding sequence GTGAAAACCACAGTTACAAGGTTAAAACTGCTATGTGTCAGTTTAATGGCTATTAGCCTGATGTTTGTAGGGACCAGTTCTGCTAAAATTGATTTTGGAGATTGCGTCGGCATGTGGCTCTTTGATGAGGGGAACGGTAAAAAAGCCGAAGATTCCTCCGGAACAGGCAATGACGGCACGATTGAAGGTGGTGCAAAATGGGTTAATGGCAAATTTGGCAAGGGTTTGAGTCTAAACGGCTCGGATGCTTACGTGGAAATTGCGCACGATGATTCTTTAAACGTTGGCGGCGAACACACGATTGCGCTTTGGTTTAAATTAGATAAGGCTCCCGCTGGTGGCATGGCGGTTGTGACCAAAGATGATTGGGCTCCTGGATTTTGGTGGGATGGTTCTATCATCCGACATCACACGCACGACCCACCCGCCACGCTTCATTATATAGATGCACCTTGGAGTCCAGATACAGACTGGCATCATGTTGCTGCTATCTGGGATGGTAAAGAGTTTATAATATATCTGGACGCTGAAGAGATTGGTGCTGGTGTAACTGGGCCAAATTTAGGCAGGAACGCGTTAACCGATAAACCCGTCTTAATAGGTATCTATCTCGCCACTGGACAACACGGTCAGTGGGGGGCGTTTATGGGGGCAATAATTGACGACGTTGCCATCTTCAGTGTGGCGTTGAGCAATGATGATGTTGAAACCCTCATGAATGATGGATTAAAAACAGCGGCTGATATTGAACCTTCAGGTAAACTCACAACGACCTGGGCTGACATTAAAGCCGATTAG